In Streptomyces puniciscabiei, a single genomic region encodes these proteins:
- a CDS encoding low temperature requirement protein A translates to MHSTPLEAAAEETGRRVTTLELFFDLVFVFTLTQLTVLLAHDLSFATAGRVALILVVLFWMYGAYAYLTNQVPPDRPSRRLLLMLGMAAFLVCALAIPRVFDDTGVVFGLGFLLVVVVHTALYTRSHGWDSIWYGVTNALAALSVTGAGLVHGLATDGLWLLAIALQFVTPLVAEHGPGRKDGRSAAALRVQLGALDPAHFVERHGLLLIIAFGESVISIGVGIGDLPLTPGLFCGAFLALALSVALWWTYFVRDEEAAEAAFRATPAPARWRLAMNAYYYAFLPMLLGIAYLAAGIKKTLGHLTEHPQPGPALALAGGVALFLAGDVGFRAALRLRPVRFRAAGAAVAPATAAVGVRMPVYGELLLLVAVLVGMLAVEARSCAAVRPAVAGVDEPV, encoded by the coding sequence ATGCACAGCACGCCGTTGGAGGCGGCGGCCGAGGAGACGGGGCGCCGGGTCACCACCCTGGAGCTCTTCTTCGACCTGGTCTTCGTCTTCACGCTCACCCAGCTGACCGTGCTGCTCGCGCACGACCTGTCGTTCGCCACGGCAGGCCGGGTCGCACTGATCCTCGTCGTCCTGTTCTGGATGTACGGCGCCTACGCCTACCTCACGAACCAGGTGCCGCCCGACCGGCCGTCCCGGCGGTTGCTGCTCATGCTCGGCATGGCCGCGTTCCTGGTGTGCGCGCTCGCGATCCCCCGGGTCTTCGACGACACCGGCGTGGTCTTCGGCCTCGGGTTCCTGCTCGTGGTGGTCGTGCACACCGCCCTGTACACCCGAAGCCACGGCTGGGACTCCATCTGGTACGGCGTCACCAACGCGCTGGCGGCCCTGTCGGTGACCGGCGCCGGGCTCGTCCACGGGCTTGCCACGGACGGGCTCTGGCTGCTGGCGATCGCCCTGCAGTTCGTGACGCCGCTCGTGGCCGAGCACGGTCCCGGCCGTAAGGACGGACGCAGCGCGGCGGCGCTGCGGGTGCAACTGGGCGCCCTGGACCCGGCGCACTTCGTGGAGCGGCACGGGCTGCTGCTGATCATCGCCTTCGGCGAGTCCGTGATCTCCATCGGTGTCGGCATCGGTGATCTTCCGCTCACCCCCGGACTGTTCTGCGGCGCATTCCTCGCGCTGGCCCTGTCGGTCGCGCTGTGGTGGACGTACTTCGTGCGGGACGAGGAGGCGGCCGAGGCCGCGTTCCGGGCGACGCCCGCCCCGGCCCGCTGGCGGCTCGCGATGAACGCCTACTACTACGCCTTCCTGCCGATGCTGCTCGGCATCGCCTACCTCGCCGCCGGCATCAAGAAAACCCTCGGCCATCTGACCGAACACCCGCAGCCGGGACCGGCGTTGGCGCTCGCGGGCGGGGTGGCCCTGTTTCTCGCGGGCGACGTGGGCTTCCGTGCGGCCCTGCGGCTGCGGCCGGTCCGCTTCCGGGCGGCCGGCGCCGCCGTCGCCCCGGCCACCGCCGCGGTCGGCGTCCGCATGCCGGTCTACGGCGAACTGCTGCTGCTGGTTGCCGTGTTGGTGGGCATGCTGGCCGTGGAGGCCCGGTCCTGCGCGGCGGTCCGGCCGGCCGTCGCCGGAGTGGACGAGCCCGTGTGA
- a CDS encoding GntR family transcriptional regulator has protein sequence MLSTGLPHGAVPKLERPGPLRDRVYEALLELITTRALQPGQHLVESELAGHLGVSRQPVREALQRLNTEGWVDLRPAQGAFVHEPTEEEADQLLTVRTLLEAEAARLAAIDSTAEKVGALVELCAEGEKAVAADDVDRAVALNAAFHAKVMELAGNAVLAELAAQVDRRVRWYYTPVARQRGRQSWIEHRELIAAIADRDDEQAAYLMRIHTEHTRRSYHERNGS, from the coding sequence ATGTTGTCGACCGGACTGCCGCACGGGGCGGTGCCCAAGCTGGAGCGCCCCGGACCCCTGCGCGACCGTGTCTACGAGGCACTGCTGGAGCTCATCACCACCCGCGCGCTGCAGCCCGGCCAGCATCTGGTCGAGAGCGAGCTCGCCGGACACCTCGGCGTCTCCCGGCAGCCGGTGCGCGAGGCACTGCAGCGGCTCAACACCGAGGGCTGGGTCGATCTGCGACCCGCGCAGGGCGCGTTCGTGCACGAGCCGACCGAGGAGGAGGCCGACCAGCTGCTCACGGTCCGCACCCTGCTGGAGGCGGAGGCGGCCCGGCTCGCCGCCATCGACTCCACCGCCGAGAAGGTCGGTGCACTGGTGGAACTGTGTGCCGAGGGGGAGAAGGCCGTCGCCGCCGACGACGTGGACCGCGCCGTCGCCCTCAACGCCGCCTTCCACGCCAAGGTCATGGAACTGGCGGGCAACGCGGTCCTCGCCGAGCTCGCCGCCCAGGTCGACCGCCGGGTCCGCTGGTACTACACCCCGGTGGCCCGGCAGCGCGGACGGCAGTCGTGGATCGAGCACCGGGAACTGATCGCCGCGATCGCCGATCGCGACGACGAGCAGGCTGCCTACCTGATGCGGATCCACACCGAGCACACCCGCCGCTCCTACCACGAGCGCAACGGATCCTGA
- a CDS encoding 2-dehydropantoate 2-reductase: MKVAVLGAGAIGAYVGAALHRAGADVHLIARGPHLAAMRQHGVRVLSPRGDFTAHPHATDDPGEVGPADYVFLGLKANAYAACGPLIAPLLHERTAVVAAQNGIPWWYFHRHGGPYDGHRLESVDPGGAVSRVLAPERAVGCVVYAATERRSPGVVRHLEGTRFSVGEPDRSLSARCLDFSEAMRTGGLKCPVERDLRGDIWVKLLGNISFNPISALARATMRQMCLHGGTRRVIETMMRETLAVAEALGCRAGVSVERRLAGAERVGDHRTSTLQDLERGKPLELDVLLAAVVELAEITGVEVPTLRTVHAISDLLALRSAA, translated from the coding sequence GTGAAAGTGGCAGTTCTCGGCGCCGGCGCCATCGGCGCCTACGTCGGTGCCGCGCTGCACCGCGCCGGCGCCGATGTGCATCTCATCGCCCGTGGACCGCATCTGGCGGCCATGAGGCAGCACGGAGTACGTGTGCTCAGCCCGCGCGGCGACTTCACCGCGCACCCCCACGCCACCGACGACCCCGGCGAGGTCGGCCCGGCGGACTACGTCTTCCTCGGCCTGAAGGCCAACGCGTACGCGGCGTGCGGGCCGCTGATCGCTCCGCTGCTGCACGAGCGCACCGCGGTGGTGGCCGCGCAGAACGGAATCCCCTGGTGGTACTTCCACCGGCACGGCGGCCCGTACGACGGCCACCGCCTCGAGAGCGTCGACCCGGGGGGCGCCGTCAGCCGCGTCCTCGCCCCCGAGCGGGCCGTCGGCTGTGTCGTCTACGCCGCGACGGAACGCCGGTCCCCCGGCGTCGTACGGCACTTGGAGGGCACCCGGTTCTCCGTCGGCGAGCCGGACCGCAGTCTGTCGGCGCGCTGCCTGGACTTCAGCGAGGCCATGCGGACCGGCGGGCTGAAGTGCCCGGTGGAGCGGGACCTGCGCGGGGACATCTGGGTCAAGCTGCTCGGGAACATCTCCTTCAACCCGATCAGCGCGCTCGCCCGCGCCACCATGCGGCAGATGTGCCTGCACGGGGGCACCCGCCGGGTCATCGAGACGATGATGCGCGAGACGCTCGCGGTCGCCGAGGCCCTCGGCTGCAGGGCCGGCGTCTCCGTCGAACGCCGGCTCGCGGGCGCGGAGCGCGTCGGCGACCACCGCACCTCCACCCTGCAGGACCTGGAGCGCGGCAAGCCGCTGGAACTGGACGTGCTGCTCGCGGCCGTCGTCGAACTCGCGGAGATCACCGGCGTCGAGGTGCCCACGCTGCGCACCGTGCACGCCATCTCGGACCTGCTCGCGCTGAGGAGCGCCGCATGA
- a CDS encoding MFS transporter small subunit codes for MPSDSSPPSRRGLITLAWLWVGAPLAYGVYELVQKATQLFTG; via the coding sequence ATGCCCAGCGACAGCAGCCCGCCTAGCCGACGGGGCCTGATCACCCTCGCCTGGCTGTGGGTGGGGGCGCCCCTCGCCTACGGGGTGTACGAACTCGTGCAGAAGGCGACGCAGCTGTTCACCGGGTGA
- a CDS encoding OFA family MFS transporter, with the protein MSSPPLAPPGWSRWLVPPAALSVHLSIGQAYAWSVFKPPLESALHLDGTQSALPFQLAIVMLGLSAAFGGTLVERNGPRWAMTVALVCFSSGFLISALGARTSQYWLIVLGYGFVGGIGLGIGYISPVSTLIKWFPDRPGMATGIAIMGFGGGALIASPWSAQMLSSFGTGHSGIALAFLVHGLSYAVFMTLGVLLVRVPRADTPGASASASGPRAVDGVQVSARSAVRTPQFWLLWVVLCTNVTAGIGILEKAAPMITDFFADSSAPVSASAAAGFVALLSAANMAGRIGWSSASDRIGRKNIYRCYLGVGALMYLLIALFGDSAKPLFVLCALVILSFYGGGFATVPAYLKDLFGTYQVGAIHGRLLTAWSTAGVLGPLIVNWIADRQKEAGKHGPSLYGLSFGIMIGLLVVGFVANELVRPVHARHHIPAQREAADAQRQQPA; encoded by the coding sequence ATGAGCAGCCCCCCTCTCGCACCCCCGGGCTGGAGCCGCTGGCTCGTCCCGCCCGCCGCCCTCTCCGTCCATCTCTCCATCGGGCAGGCCTACGCCTGGAGCGTCTTCAAACCGCCGCTGGAATCCGCGCTCCACCTCGACGGCACCCAGAGCGCGTTGCCCTTCCAGCTCGCGATCGTGATGCTCGGCCTGTCCGCCGCGTTCGGCGGCACCCTCGTCGAACGCAACGGGCCCCGCTGGGCCATGACCGTGGCCCTCGTCTGCTTCTCCTCCGGCTTCCTGATCTCCGCGCTCGGCGCCCGGACGAGCCAGTACTGGCTGATCGTCCTCGGCTACGGCTTCGTCGGCGGGATCGGCCTCGGCATCGGCTACATCTCGCCCGTCTCCACGCTGATCAAGTGGTTCCCGGACCGGCCCGGCATGGCCACCGGCATCGCCATCATGGGCTTCGGCGGCGGCGCGCTGATCGCCTCGCCCTGGTCGGCGCAGATGCTGTCCTCCTTCGGCACCGGCCACTCCGGGATCGCCCTCGCGTTCCTGGTGCACGGGCTGTCGTACGCCGTGTTCATGACGCTCGGCGTGCTCCTCGTGCGCGTGCCGCGCGCGGACACCCCCGGCGCGAGCGCGAGCGCGAGCGGGCCGCGTGCCGTCGACGGCGTGCAGGTGTCCGCCCGCAGCGCGGTGCGCACGCCGCAGTTCTGGCTGCTGTGGGTCGTGCTGTGCACGAACGTGACCGCCGGCATCGGCATCCTGGAGAAGGCCGCCCCGATGATCACGGACTTCTTCGCCGACAGCTCCGCCCCGGTGTCGGCCTCCGCGGCCGCCGGTTTCGTCGCGCTGCTGTCGGCGGCCAACATGGCCGGCCGGATCGGCTGGTCGTCCGCCTCCGACCGGATCGGCCGCAAGAACATCTACCGCTGCTACCTCGGCGTCGGCGCGCTGATGTACCTGCTCATCGCGCTGTTCGGGGACTCGGCGAAGCCGCTGTTCGTACTGTGCGCCCTGGTGATCCTCTCCTTCTACGGCGGCGGTTTCGCGACGGTCCCCGCCTATCTGAAGGACCTGTTCGGCACCTACCAGGTCGGTGCCATCCACGGCCGGCTGCTCACGGCCTGGTCCACCGCGGGCGTCCTCGGGCCGCTGATCGTCAACTGGATCGCGGACCGGCAGAAGGAGGCCGGGAAGCACGGCCCGTCCCTGTACGGGCTGTCCTTCGGCATCATGATCGGCCTCCTCGTCGTCGGCTTCGTCGCCAACGAACTCGTCCGTCCCGTCCACGCCCGCCACCACATCCCCGCCCAGAGGGAGGCCGCAGATGCCCAGCGACAGCAGCCCGCCTAG
- a CDS encoding beta-ketoacyl-ACP synthase III, protein MNGSRIAAIGHYQPARVLTNEDLAGLVDTSDEWIRSRVGIRTRHIAGPDEPVDELAAHAAAKALAAAGTAPGDIDLVLVATSTAIDRSPNTAARVAARLGIPQPAAMDVNVVCAGFTHALATADHTVRAGAASRALVIGADKMSDVTDWSDRTTCVLVGDGAGAAVVEACPPGQEPGIGPVLWGSVPEMGHAVRIEGTPPRFAQEGQSVYRWATTQLPAIARSACERAGVAPEELAGVVLHQANLRIIEPLAEKLGAVNAVVARDVTESGNTSAASIPLAFSKLIEQGRLRAGDPVLLFGFGGNLSYAGQVVRCP, encoded by the coding sequence ATGAACGGCTCGCGCATCGCCGCCATCGGTCACTACCAGCCCGCCCGGGTGCTCACCAACGAGGACCTGGCCGGGCTGGTCGACACGAGCGACGAGTGGATCCGCAGCCGGGTCGGCATCCGCACCCGGCACATCGCCGGACCCGACGAGCCGGTGGACGAGCTGGCCGCGCACGCCGCCGCCAAGGCCCTCGCCGCCGCCGGCACGGCCCCCGGCGACATCGACCTGGTCCTGGTCGCCACCTCCACGGCGATCGACCGTTCCCCCAACACCGCCGCCCGGGTCGCGGCCCGACTGGGCATCCCGCAGCCCGCCGCGATGGACGTCAACGTGGTGTGCGCGGGGTTCACCCACGCGCTGGCCACCGCGGACCACACCGTCCGGGCCGGTGCCGCCTCCCGCGCGCTGGTCATCGGCGCCGACAAGATGTCCGACGTCACCGACTGGAGCGACCGCACCACCTGTGTCCTGGTCGGCGACGGCGCCGGGGCCGCCGTCGTCGAGGCCTGCCCGCCGGGCCAGGAGCCGGGGATCGGGCCGGTGCTGTGGGGATCGGTGCCCGAGATGGGGCACGCCGTGCGGATCGAGGGCACCCCGCCGCGGTTCGCGCAGGAGGGGCAGAGCGTCTACCGCTGGGCCACCACCCAGCTGCCGGCCATCGCCCGCAGTGCCTGCGAACGGGCCGGTGTGGCCCCCGAGGAGCTCGCCGGGGTCGTCCTGCACCAGGCCAACCTGCGGATCATCGAACCGCTGGCCGAGAAGCTCGGCGCCGTCAACGCCGTGGTCGCCCGCGATGTCACCGAATCCGGCAACACCTCGGCCGCCAGCATCCCGCTCGCCTTCTCCAAGCTGATCGAGCAGGGGCGGCTCCGGGCCGGCGACCCCGTGCTGCTGTTCGGCTTCGGCGGCAACCTGTCGTACGCCGGGCAGGTCGTACGCTGCCCGTGA